A region of Esox lucius isolate fEsoLuc1 chromosome 3, fEsoLuc1.pri, whole genome shotgun sequence DNA encodes the following proteins:
- the wdr33 gene encoding pre-mRNA 3' end processing protein WDR33 isoform X3: MATDISSPPRFFHMPRFQHQAPRQLFYKRPDFAQQQAMQQLTFDGKRMRKAVNRKTIDYNPSVIRHLENRLWQRDHRDFRAIQPDAACYNDLVPPVGILSNPMNAVTTKFVRTSTNKVKCPVFVIRWTPEGRRLVTGASSGEFTLWNGLTFNFETILQAHDSPVRAMTWSHNDMWMLTADHGGYVKYWQSNMNNVKMFQAHKEAIREASFSPTDNKFATCSDDGTVRIWDFLRCHEERILRGHGADVKCVDWHPTKGLVVSGSKDSQQPIKFWDPKTGQSLATLHAHKNTVMEVKWNLNGNWLLTASRDHLCKLFDIRNLKEELHVFRGHKKEATAVAWHPVHEGLFASGGSDGSLLFWNVGVEKEVGGMEMAHEGMIWSLAWHPLGHILCSGSNDHTSKFWTRNRPGDKMRDRYNLNLLPGMSEDGVEYDDMEPNSLSSIPGMGIPDQLKAAIEQEASGKESATEEEMSIPGLDWGIEDILQKDLKKVPQKKVPYAKPIPAQFQQAWADNKVPLVPPGGEKKERMDEKTMDGKTNTNPMMLEQMKMDRMNQMDGNMPPPGGPQGPMPPFSGQGGPMAPPPQGFAQSMPPQQMPHNMGPPMGPGNMHTPFMPPGQMGPPPGSQHHQGPPQGMMGPPDLHGPQGMQRHPGPHRNMGPQGPHSMPPGPRGMPGPPPGGMMGPPPRGQGPPPQGGMMGPQGPMQGGLGMGPPMQNPPRTHGNMGGMHGMGNMQGPPPGGMHGPPPGNMQGPPNNMQGPPNNMQAPPGNMQAPPGNMQGPPGNMQGPPSYMQHQAGQNSGPMMHGMGQQGPNGKGDTRGPPNHHMGPLPGGQGQGGPGGQGSSSYWGDSQQVRRGPSDFNEGGQDFHGRGEESWRRGSGQEYQGGPRGGGVGPGGGGNGGNWGPSEERFPRDGGEFRGRRDDRFGGYVGPGEEFDQRQRDRRPPPRLGQDSDDTYRGGGQGRPGGRGFPDEFGGQEENFDVSNEMGGGWDNGGRGRPPRGGGPPRGGGGGGGGGGRQGLLPIPDEFPPHYEGGRSQESWEGGRDQGHEAYREGQRSEHGPPHDSPSPASRERSSSLQGMDMASLPPRKRPWHDGPGTGEPPGPGSDDRSGGRLPPREEGGGYGPPPRGGRGGWRGAPRGAPRGVGRGR; this comes from the exons ATGGCGACGGACATTAGCTCCCCACCACGGTTCTTCCACATGCCGCGGTTCCAGCACCAGGCGCCGCGGCAGCTCTTCTACAAGCGGCCCGACTTTGCCCAGCAGCAGGCCATGCAGCAGCTCACCTTCGACGGCAAACGCATGCGGAAGGCTGTCAACCGCAAAACCATTGACTACAATCCATCGGTCATCAGACACCTGGAG AATCGTTTGTGGCAGCGCGACCACAGAGATTTCCGTGCCATCCAACCCGATGCGGCGTGCTACAATGAC CTGGTTCCACCTGTGGGCATTTTGAGTAACCCCATGAACGCAGTCACTACAAAGTTTGTCCGAACTTCCACCAACAAAGTCAAGTGCCCCGTCTTTGTCATAAGG TGGACCCCTGAGGGGAGGCGACTTGTGACCGGAGCTTCCAGTGGTGAGTTCACCTTGTGGAACGGACTCACCTTCAACTTTGAGACCATCTTACAG GCCCACGATAGCCCTGTGCGTGCAATGACCTGGTCTCACAATGACATGTGGATGCTGACGGCCGACCACGGCGGCTACGTCAAGTACTGGCAGTCCAACATGAACAACGTCAAGATGTTCCAGGCTCACAAGGAGGCGATTAGAGAGGCCAG TTTCTCACCTACGGATAATAAATTTGCCACTTGCTCTGATGATGGAACCGTACGCATCTGGGACTTTCTACGATGTCATGAGGAGAGAATTCTCAGAG GTCACGGAGCTGATGTGAAGTGTGTCGATTGGCACCCCACTAAAGGCCTGGTGGTCTCTGGGAGCAAAGACAGCCAGCAGCCAATCAAATTCTGGGATCCCAAGACCGGGCAGAGTTTGGCCACACT tCACGCCCATAAGAACACTGTCATGGAGGTGAAGTGGAACCTGAACGGTAACTGGCTGCTGACAGCGTCCCGTGATCACCTGTGTAAGCTTTTTGACATCCGCAACCTCAAGGAGGAGCTGCACGTCTTCCGGGGTCACAAGAAGGAAGCCACAG CTGTTGCGTGGCACCCTGTCCATGAGGGTCTGTTCGCCAGCGGAGGCTCAGACGGATCCCTCCTCTTCTGGAACGTAGG GGTGGAGAAGGAGGTAGGTGGTATGGAGATGGCCCATGAGGGCATGATCTGGAGCCTGGCATGGCACCCTCTGGGGCACATCCTCTGCTCAGGATCCAACGACCACACCAG TAAATTCTGGACCAGGAATCGGCCAGGGGACAAGATGAGGGACAGATACAATCTGAACTTGTTACCGGGGATGTCAGAGGATGGAGTGGAATATG ATGACATGGAGCCGAACAGCTTATCCTCCATTCCTGGCATGGGGATCCCCGACCAGCTCAAAGCTGCCATAGAACAAGAGGCAAGCG GTAAAGAGAGCGCAACTGAGGAGGAGATGAGCATCCCTGGTCTGGACTGGGGGATTGAAGACATCTTACAGAAAGACTTGAAGAAAGTACCACAGAAGAAGGTCCCCTACGCCAAACCAATCCCTGCCCAGTTCCAACAG GCCTGGGCAGATAATAAGGTGCCCCTAGTGCCCCctggaggagagaagaaggAAAGGATGGATGAGAAGACAATGGACGGGAAGACCAATACCAACCCTATGATGCTAGAG CAAATGAAGATGGACCGTATGAATCAGATGGATGGGAACATGCCTCCCCCTGGAGGCCCACAGGGACCCATGCCACCTTTCTCTGGCCAAGGAGGACCCATGGCCCCACCACCTCAGGGCTTCGCCCAGTCTATGCCCCCTCAGCAGATGCCTCACAACATGGGTCCTCCCATGGGCCCTGGCAACATGCATACACCATTTATGCCCCCTGGCCAAATGGGTCCCCCTCCGGGCTCCCAGCACCACCAGGGGCCTCCTCAGGGCATGATGGGTCCCCCGGACCTGCATGGACCCCAGGGCATGCAGAGGCATCCGGGACCACACAGAAACATGGGTCCCCAGGGACCTCACAGCATGCCTCCCGGACCTAGAGGGATGCCGGGACCGCCACCAGGAGGTATGATGGGGCCCCCTCCTCGCGGCCAGGGGCCTCCACCTCAGGGGGGCATGATGGGCCCACAGGGACCCATGCAGGGTGGGTTGGGTATGGGGCCTCCCATGCAGAACCCTCCCAGGACACATGGCAACATGGGGGGCATGCACGGCATGGGCAACATGCAGGGGCCTCCTCCAGGTGGGATGCATGGACCACCACCGGGTAACATGCAGGGTCCTCCCAACAACATGCAGGGTCCTCCCAACAACATGCAGGCCCCCCCCGGCAACATGCAGGCCCCCCCCGGCAACATGCAGGGCCCCCCTGGTAATATGCAGGGCCCCCCGTCGTACATGCAGCACCAG GCTGGCCAAAACTCTGGACCAATGATGCATGGCATGGGACAGCAAGGACCCAATGGCAAAG GAGATACCAGAGGGCCTCCCAACCACCACATGGGACCTTTGCCCGGGGGCCAGGGGCAGGGCGGACCCGGGGGACAGGGCTCTAGTTCTTACTGGGGAGACTCCCAGCAGGTGCGCCGTGGACCTTCAGACTTCAATGAGGGGGGCCAGGACTTCCACGGACGAGGAGAGGAGAGCTGGAGGCGGGGATCCGGTCAGGAATACCAGGGAGGCCCCAGAGGAGGAGGGGTAGGGCCAGGAGGAGGGGGGAACGGGGGAAACTGGGGCCCATCTGAGGAAAGATTTCCCCGGGATGGTGGAGAGTTCAGAGGCCGCAGGGACGACAG GTTTGGTGGTTATGTTGGTCCAGGAGAAGAGTTTGaccagaggcagagagacagacgccCTCCACCAAGGCTTGGCCAGGACTCAGACGACAC GTACAGAGGGGGTGGACAGGGTCGCCCTGGGGGGAGGGGCTTCCCTGATGAATTTGGTGGGCAGGAGGAGAACTTTGACGTCTCAAACGAGATGGGCGGAGGATGGGACAACGGAGGGAGGGGCAGACCTCCCCGAGGAGGTGGGCCtcccagaggaggaggaggag gaggtggtggaggtggacgACAGGGCTTGCTCCCCATCCCCGATGAGTTCCCCCCACACTATGAGGGAGGCAGAAGTCAGGAGTCCTGGGAGGGCGGGCGAGATCAAG GTCACGAAGCTTACCGAGAGGGCCAGCGCTCCGAGCACGGCCCACCACATGACAGCCCGTCCCCTGCTAGCCGGGAGCGCTCCTCCTCACTCCAGGGCATGGACATGGCCTCACTACCCCCCCGGAAACGGCCTTGGCATGACGGACCGGGCACCGGAGAGCCCCCGGGACCTGGGTCAGATGACCGGTCTGGAG GCCGACTGCCCccgagagaggaaggaggaggctACGGCCCCCCACCCCGTGGCGGAAGAGGAGGCTGGAGGGGGGCGCCCCGTGGGGCCCCCAGAGGAGTAGGGCGTGGCCGGTAG
- the wdr33 gene encoding pre-mRNA 3' end processing protein WDR33 isoform X6: protein MATDISSPPRFFHMPRFQHQAPRQLFYKRPDFAQQQAMQQLTFDGKRMRKAVNRKTIDYNPSVIRHLENRLWQRDHRDFRAIQPDAACYNDLVPPVGILSNPMNAVTTKFVRTSTNKVKCPVFVIRWTPEGRRLVTGASSGEFTLWNGLTFNFETILQAHDSPVRAMTWSHNDMWMLTADHGGYVKYWQSNMNNVKMFQAHKEAIREASFSPTDNKFATCSDDGTVRIWDFLRCHEERILRGHGADVKCVDWHPTKGLVVSGSKDSQQPIKFWDPKTGQSLATLHAHKNTVMEVKWNLNGNWLLTASRDHLCKLFDIRNLKEELHVFRGHKKEATAVAWHPVHEGLFASGGSDGSLLFWNVGVEKEVGGMEMAHEGMIWSLAWHPLGHILCSGSNDHTSKFWTRNRPGDKMRDRYNLNLLPGMSEDGVEYDDMEPNSLSSIPGMGIPDQLKAAIEQEASGKESATEEEMSIPGLDWGIEDILQKDLKKVPQKKVPYAKPIPAQFQQAWADNKVPLVPPGGEKKERMDEKTMDGKTNTNPMMLEQMKMDRMNQMDGNMPPPGGPQGPMPPFSGQGGPMAPPPQGFAQSMPPQQMPHNMGPPMGPGNMHTPFMPPGQMGPPPGSQHHQGPPQGMMGPPDLHGPQGMQRHPGPHRNMGPQGPHSMPPGPRGMPGPPPGGMMGPPPRGQGPPPQGGMMGPQGPMQGGLGMGPPMQNPPRTHGNMGGMHGMGNMQGPPPGGMHGPPPGNMQGPPNNMQGPPNNMQAPPGNMQAPPGNMQGPPGNMQGPPSYMQHQAGQNSGPMMHGMGQQGPNGKGDTRGPPNHHMGPLPGGQGQGGPGGQGSSSYWGDSQQVRRGPSDFNEGGQDFHGRGEESWRRGSGQEYQGGPRGGGVGPGGGGNGGNWGPSEERFPRDGGEFRGRRDDRFGGYVGPGEEFDQRQRDRRPPPRLGQDSDDTYRGGGQGRPGGRGFPDEFGGQEENFDVSNEMGGGWDNGGRGRPPRGGGPPRGGGGGGHEAYREGQRSEHGPPHDSPSPASRERSSSLQGMDMASLPPRKRPWHDGPGTGEPPGPGSDDRSGGRLPPREEGGGYGPPPRGGRGGWRGAPRGAPRGVGRGR, encoded by the exons ATGGCGACGGACATTAGCTCCCCACCACGGTTCTTCCACATGCCGCGGTTCCAGCACCAGGCGCCGCGGCAGCTCTTCTACAAGCGGCCCGACTTTGCCCAGCAGCAGGCCATGCAGCAGCTCACCTTCGACGGCAAACGCATGCGGAAGGCTGTCAACCGCAAAACCATTGACTACAATCCATCGGTCATCAGACACCTGGAG AATCGTTTGTGGCAGCGCGACCACAGAGATTTCCGTGCCATCCAACCCGATGCGGCGTGCTACAATGAC CTGGTTCCACCTGTGGGCATTTTGAGTAACCCCATGAACGCAGTCACTACAAAGTTTGTCCGAACTTCCACCAACAAAGTCAAGTGCCCCGTCTTTGTCATAAGG TGGACCCCTGAGGGGAGGCGACTTGTGACCGGAGCTTCCAGTGGTGAGTTCACCTTGTGGAACGGACTCACCTTCAACTTTGAGACCATCTTACAG GCCCACGATAGCCCTGTGCGTGCAATGACCTGGTCTCACAATGACATGTGGATGCTGACGGCCGACCACGGCGGCTACGTCAAGTACTGGCAGTCCAACATGAACAACGTCAAGATGTTCCAGGCTCACAAGGAGGCGATTAGAGAGGCCAG TTTCTCACCTACGGATAATAAATTTGCCACTTGCTCTGATGATGGAACCGTACGCATCTGGGACTTTCTACGATGTCATGAGGAGAGAATTCTCAGAG GTCACGGAGCTGATGTGAAGTGTGTCGATTGGCACCCCACTAAAGGCCTGGTGGTCTCTGGGAGCAAAGACAGCCAGCAGCCAATCAAATTCTGGGATCCCAAGACCGGGCAGAGTTTGGCCACACT tCACGCCCATAAGAACACTGTCATGGAGGTGAAGTGGAACCTGAACGGTAACTGGCTGCTGACAGCGTCCCGTGATCACCTGTGTAAGCTTTTTGACATCCGCAACCTCAAGGAGGAGCTGCACGTCTTCCGGGGTCACAAGAAGGAAGCCACAG CTGTTGCGTGGCACCCTGTCCATGAGGGTCTGTTCGCCAGCGGAGGCTCAGACGGATCCCTCCTCTTCTGGAACGTAGG GGTGGAGAAGGAGGTAGGTGGTATGGAGATGGCCCATGAGGGCATGATCTGGAGCCTGGCATGGCACCCTCTGGGGCACATCCTCTGCTCAGGATCCAACGACCACACCAG TAAATTCTGGACCAGGAATCGGCCAGGGGACAAGATGAGGGACAGATACAATCTGAACTTGTTACCGGGGATGTCAGAGGATGGAGTGGAATATG ATGACATGGAGCCGAACAGCTTATCCTCCATTCCTGGCATGGGGATCCCCGACCAGCTCAAAGCTGCCATAGAACAAGAGGCAAGCG GTAAAGAGAGCGCAACTGAGGAGGAGATGAGCATCCCTGGTCTGGACTGGGGGATTGAAGACATCTTACAGAAAGACTTGAAGAAAGTACCACAGAAGAAGGTCCCCTACGCCAAACCAATCCCTGCCCAGTTCCAACAG GCCTGGGCAGATAATAAGGTGCCCCTAGTGCCCCctggaggagagaagaaggAAAGGATGGATGAGAAGACAATGGACGGGAAGACCAATACCAACCCTATGATGCTAGAG CAAATGAAGATGGACCGTATGAATCAGATGGATGGGAACATGCCTCCCCCTGGAGGCCCACAGGGACCCATGCCACCTTTCTCTGGCCAAGGAGGACCCATGGCCCCACCACCTCAGGGCTTCGCCCAGTCTATGCCCCCTCAGCAGATGCCTCACAACATGGGTCCTCCCATGGGCCCTGGCAACATGCATACACCATTTATGCCCCCTGGCCAAATGGGTCCCCCTCCGGGCTCCCAGCACCACCAGGGGCCTCCTCAGGGCATGATGGGTCCCCCGGACCTGCATGGACCCCAGGGCATGCAGAGGCATCCGGGACCACACAGAAACATGGGTCCCCAGGGACCTCACAGCATGCCTCCCGGACCTAGAGGGATGCCGGGACCGCCACCAGGAGGTATGATGGGGCCCCCTCCTCGCGGCCAGGGGCCTCCACCTCAGGGGGGCATGATGGGCCCACAGGGACCCATGCAGGGTGGGTTGGGTATGGGGCCTCCCATGCAGAACCCTCCCAGGACACATGGCAACATGGGGGGCATGCACGGCATGGGCAACATGCAGGGGCCTCCTCCAGGTGGGATGCATGGACCACCACCGGGTAACATGCAGGGTCCTCCCAACAACATGCAGGGTCCTCCCAACAACATGCAGGCCCCCCCCGGCAACATGCAGGCCCCCCCCGGCAACATGCAGGGCCCCCCTGGTAATATGCAGGGCCCCCCGTCGTACATGCAGCACCAG GCTGGCCAAAACTCTGGACCAATGATGCATGGCATGGGACAGCAAGGACCCAATGGCAAAG GAGATACCAGAGGGCCTCCCAACCACCACATGGGACCTTTGCCCGGGGGCCAGGGGCAGGGCGGACCCGGGGGACAGGGCTCTAGTTCTTACTGGGGAGACTCCCAGCAGGTGCGCCGTGGACCTTCAGACTTCAATGAGGGGGGCCAGGACTTCCACGGACGAGGAGAGGAGAGCTGGAGGCGGGGATCCGGTCAGGAATACCAGGGAGGCCCCAGAGGAGGAGGGGTAGGGCCAGGAGGAGGGGGGAACGGGGGAAACTGGGGCCCATCTGAGGAAAGATTTCCCCGGGATGGTGGAGAGTTCAGAGGCCGCAGGGACGACAG GTTTGGTGGTTATGTTGGTCCAGGAGAAGAGTTTGaccagaggcagagagacagacgccCTCCACCAAGGCTTGGCCAGGACTCAGACGACAC GTACAGAGGGGGTGGACAGGGTCGCCCTGGGGGGAGGGGCTTCCCTGATGAATTTGGTGGGCAGGAGGAGAACTTTGACGTCTCAAACGAGATGGGCGGAGGATGGGACAACGGAGGGAGGGGCAGACCTCCCCGAGGAGGTGGGCCtcccagaggaggaggaggagg AGGTCACGAAGCTTACCGAGAGGGCCAGCGCTCCGAGCACGGCCCACCACATGACAGCCCGTCCCCTGCTAGCCGGGAGCGCTCCTCCTCACTCCAGGGCATGGACATGGCCTCACTACCCCCCCGGAAACGGCCTTGGCATGACGGACCGGGCACCGGAGAGCCCCCGGGACCTGGGTCAGATGACCGGTCTGGAG GCCGACTGCCCccgagagaggaaggaggaggctACGGCCCCCCACCCCGTGGCGGAAGAGGAGGCTGGAGGGGGGCGCCCCGTGGGGCCCCCAGAGGAGTAGGGCGTGGCCGGTAG
- the wdr33 gene encoding pre-mRNA 3' end processing protein WDR33 isoform X4, giving the protein MATDISSPPRFFHMPRFQHQAPRQLFYKRPDFAQQQAMQQLTFDGKRMRKAVNRKTIDYNPSVIRHLENRLWQRDHRDFRAIQPDAACYNDLVPPVGILSNPMNAVTTKFVRTSTNKVKCPVFVIRWTPEGRRLVTGASSGEFTLWNGLTFNFETILQAHDSPVRAMTWSHNDMWMLTADHGGYVKYWQSNMNNVKMFQAHKEAIREASFSPTDNKFATCSDDGTVRIWDFLRCHEERILRGHGADVKCVDWHPTKGLVVSGSKDSQQPIKFWDPKTGQSLATLHAHKNTVMEVKWNLNGNWLLTASRDHLCKLFDIRNLKEELHVFRGHKKEATAVAWHPVHEGLFASGGSDGSLLFWNVGVEKEVGGMEMAHEGMIWSLAWHPLGHILCSGSNDHTSKFWTRNRPGDKMRDRYNLNLLPGMSEDGVEYDDMEPNSLSSIPGMGIPDQLKAAIEQEASESATEEEMSIPGLDWGIEDILQKDLKKVPQKKVPYAKPIPAQFQQAWADNKVPLVPPGGEKKERMDEKTMDGKTNTNPMMLEQMKMDRMNQMDGNMPPPGGPQGPMPPFSGQGGPMAPPPQGFAQSMPPQQMPHNMGPPMGPGNMHTPFMPPGQMGPPPGSQHHQGPPQGMMGPPDLHGPQGMQRHPGPHRNMGPQGPHSMPPGPRGMPGPPPGGMMGPPPRGQGPPPQGGMMGPQGPMQGGLGMGPPMQNPPRTHGNMGGMHGMGNMQGPPPGGMHGPPPGNMQGPPNNMQGPPNNMQAPPGNMQAPPGNMQGPPGNMQGPPSYMQHQAGQNSGPMMHGMGQQGPNGKGDTRGPPNHHMGPLPGGQGQGGPGGQGSSSYWGDSQQVRRGPSDFNEGGQDFHGRGEESWRRGSGQEYQGGPRGGGVGPGGGGNGGNWGPSEERFPRDGGEFRGRRDDRFGGYVGPGEEFDQRQRDRRPPPRLGQDSDDTYRGGGQGRPGGRGFPDEFGGQEENFDVSNEMGGGWDNGGRGRPPRGGGPPRGGGGGGGGGGGRQGLLPIPDEFPPHYEGGRSQESWEGGRDQGHEAYREGQRSEHGPPHDSPSPASRERSSSLQGMDMASLPPRKRPWHDGPGTGEPPGPGSDDRSGGRLPPREEGGGYGPPPRGGRGGWRGAPRGAPRGVGRGR; this is encoded by the exons ATGGCGACGGACATTAGCTCCCCACCACGGTTCTTCCACATGCCGCGGTTCCAGCACCAGGCGCCGCGGCAGCTCTTCTACAAGCGGCCCGACTTTGCCCAGCAGCAGGCCATGCAGCAGCTCACCTTCGACGGCAAACGCATGCGGAAGGCTGTCAACCGCAAAACCATTGACTACAATCCATCGGTCATCAGACACCTGGAG AATCGTTTGTGGCAGCGCGACCACAGAGATTTCCGTGCCATCCAACCCGATGCGGCGTGCTACAATGAC CTGGTTCCACCTGTGGGCATTTTGAGTAACCCCATGAACGCAGTCACTACAAAGTTTGTCCGAACTTCCACCAACAAAGTCAAGTGCCCCGTCTTTGTCATAAGG TGGACCCCTGAGGGGAGGCGACTTGTGACCGGAGCTTCCAGTGGTGAGTTCACCTTGTGGAACGGACTCACCTTCAACTTTGAGACCATCTTACAG GCCCACGATAGCCCTGTGCGTGCAATGACCTGGTCTCACAATGACATGTGGATGCTGACGGCCGACCACGGCGGCTACGTCAAGTACTGGCAGTCCAACATGAACAACGTCAAGATGTTCCAGGCTCACAAGGAGGCGATTAGAGAGGCCAG TTTCTCACCTACGGATAATAAATTTGCCACTTGCTCTGATGATGGAACCGTACGCATCTGGGACTTTCTACGATGTCATGAGGAGAGAATTCTCAGAG GTCACGGAGCTGATGTGAAGTGTGTCGATTGGCACCCCACTAAAGGCCTGGTGGTCTCTGGGAGCAAAGACAGCCAGCAGCCAATCAAATTCTGGGATCCCAAGACCGGGCAGAGTTTGGCCACACT tCACGCCCATAAGAACACTGTCATGGAGGTGAAGTGGAACCTGAACGGTAACTGGCTGCTGACAGCGTCCCGTGATCACCTGTGTAAGCTTTTTGACATCCGCAACCTCAAGGAGGAGCTGCACGTCTTCCGGGGTCACAAGAAGGAAGCCACAG CTGTTGCGTGGCACCCTGTCCATGAGGGTCTGTTCGCCAGCGGAGGCTCAGACGGATCCCTCCTCTTCTGGAACGTAGG GGTGGAGAAGGAGGTAGGTGGTATGGAGATGGCCCATGAGGGCATGATCTGGAGCCTGGCATGGCACCCTCTGGGGCACATCCTCTGCTCAGGATCCAACGACCACACCAG TAAATTCTGGACCAGGAATCGGCCAGGGGACAAGATGAGGGACAGATACAATCTGAACTTGTTACCGGGGATGTCAGAGGATGGAGTGGAATATG ATGACATGGAGCCGAACAGCTTATCCTCCATTCCTGGCATGGGGATCCCCGACCAGCTCAAAGCTGCCATAGAACAAGAGGCAAGCG AGAGCGCAACTGAGGAGGAGATGAGCATCCCTGGTCTGGACTGGGGGATTGAAGACATCTTACAGAAAGACTTGAAGAAAGTACCACAGAAGAAGGTCCCCTACGCCAAACCAATCCCTGCCCAGTTCCAACAG GCCTGGGCAGATAATAAGGTGCCCCTAGTGCCCCctggaggagagaagaaggAAAGGATGGATGAGAAGACAATGGACGGGAAGACCAATACCAACCCTATGATGCTAGAG CAAATGAAGATGGACCGTATGAATCAGATGGATGGGAACATGCCTCCCCCTGGAGGCCCACAGGGACCCATGCCACCTTTCTCTGGCCAAGGAGGACCCATGGCCCCACCACCTCAGGGCTTCGCCCAGTCTATGCCCCCTCAGCAGATGCCTCACAACATGGGTCCTCCCATGGGCCCTGGCAACATGCATACACCATTTATGCCCCCTGGCCAAATGGGTCCCCCTCCGGGCTCCCAGCACCACCAGGGGCCTCCTCAGGGCATGATGGGTCCCCCGGACCTGCATGGACCCCAGGGCATGCAGAGGCATCCGGGACCACACAGAAACATGGGTCCCCAGGGACCTCACAGCATGCCTCCCGGACCTAGAGGGATGCCGGGACCGCCACCAGGAGGTATGATGGGGCCCCCTCCTCGCGGCCAGGGGCCTCCACCTCAGGGGGGCATGATGGGCCCACAGGGACCCATGCAGGGTGGGTTGGGTATGGGGCCTCCCATGCAGAACCCTCCCAGGACACATGGCAACATGGGGGGCATGCACGGCATGGGCAACATGCAGGGGCCTCCTCCAGGTGGGATGCATGGACCACCACCGGGTAACATGCAGGGTCCTCCCAACAACATGCAGGGTCCTCCCAACAACATGCAGGCCCCCCCCGGCAACATGCAGGCCCCCCCCGGCAACATGCAGGGCCCCCCTGGTAATATGCAGGGCCCCCCGTCGTACATGCAGCACCAG GCTGGCCAAAACTCTGGACCAATGATGCATGGCATGGGACAGCAAGGACCCAATGGCAAAG GAGATACCAGAGGGCCTCCCAACCACCACATGGGACCTTTGCCCGGGGGCCAGGGGCAGGGCGGACCCGGGGGACAGGGCTCTAGTTCTTACTGGGGAGACTCCCAGCAGGTGCGCCGTGGACCTTCAGACTTCAATGAGGGGGGCCAGGACTTCCACGGACGAGGAGAGGAGAGCTGGAGGCGGGGATCCGGTCAGGAATACCAGGGAGGCCCCAGAGGAGGAGGGGTAGGGCCAGGAGGAGGGGGGAACGGGGGAAACTGGGGCCCATCTGAGGAAAGATTTCCCCGGGATGGTGGAGAGTTCAGAGGCCGCAGGGACGACAG GTTTGGTGGTTATGTTGGTCCAGGAGAAGAGTTTGaccagaggcagagagacagacgccCTCCACCAAGGCTTGGCCAGGACTCAGACGACAC GTACAGAGGGGGTGGACAGGGTCGCCCTGGGGGGAGGGGCTTCCCTGATGAATTTGGTGGGCAGGAGGAGAACTTTGACGTCTCAAACGAGATGGGCGGAGGATGGGACAACGGAGGGAGGGGCAGACCTCCCCGAGGAGGTGGGCCtcccagaggaggaggaggagg aggaggtggtggaggtggacgACAGGGCTTGCTCCCCATCCCCGATGAGTTCCCCCCACACTATGAGGGAGGCAGAAGTCAGGAGTCCTGGGAGGGCGGGCGAGATCAAG GTCACGAAGCTTACCGAGAGGGCCAGCGCTCCGAGCACGGCCCACCACATGACAGCCCGTCCCCTGCTAGCCGGGAGCGCTCCTCCTCACTCCAGGGCATGGACATGGCCTCACTACCCCCCCGGAAACGGCCTTGGCATGACGGACCGGGCACCGGAGAGCCCCCGGGACCTGGGTCAGATGACCGGTCTGGAG GCCGACTGCCCccgagagaggaaggaggaggctACGGCCCCCCACCCCGTGGCGGAAGAGGAGGCTGGAGGGGGGCGCCCCGTGGGGCCCCCAGAGGAGTAGGGCGTGGCCGGTAG